From the genome of Pseudomonas sihuiensis:
TGTGCACCCCGAGGTGGGCAACAACGTGCAGCTCGCACGGCAGTTGGGCATCGTCGTCGAGGGCCCGCTCGAACCGGAGAATCCGCGCACCGTTGGCCTCGTTGGCTCGCTGGGGGAGCCGATGAGCGCGGCCGACTTCGCCCGGCACGTGCAGCAGACCTTGGGGCGTGAGCCGCTGCTGGTCGAAGGCGAAGGGCTGATCCGTCGCGTCGGCTGGTGCACGGGGGGCGGGCAGGGCTATATCGATCAGGCGATTGCTGCCGGTGTCGATCTTTACCTGACCGGCGAAGCCTCCGAGCAGACGTTCCACAGCGCTCGCGAGAATGGCGTGAGCTTCATCGCCGCCGGCCATCACGCCACCGAACGCTATGGCGTACAGGCGCTGGGGGACTATCTGGCTCGGCGTTTTGCCCTCGAACACCTGTTCATCGACTGCCCCAACCCGATCTGAATCGCCCGTACGGGCAGGCATAATGCTAGATCGTTTCGGTCTAACCGGCGTCCTGAGTATAAGCAGGTGCTGTGGTAGAGTGCGCGCTCGTCCACGGCCCGCCGGCCCCATAACAGCAATCCGTGAGTAGCCATGCTCGACAAATTGACCCATCTGAAGCAGCTGGAGGCGGAAAGCATCCACATCATTCGTGAAGTGGCCGCCGAATTCGACAACCCGGTGATGCTCTATTCCATCGGCAAGGATTCAGCCGTGATGCTGCACCTGGCCCGCAAGGCATTCTTCCCTGGCAAGTTGCCGTTCCCGGTGCTGCACGTCGATACCCGCTGGAAGTTCCAGGAGATGTATCGCTTTCGCGAGAAGATGGTCAGTGAATATGGCCTGGAACTGCTGACCCACATCAACCCCGATGGTGTGGCGCAGGACATGAACCCCTTCACCTACGGTAGTGCCAAGCACACCGACGTGATGAAGACCGAAGGCCTCAAGCAGGCACTGGACAAGTACGGCTTCGACGCCGCCTTCGGTGGTGCGCGCCGCGACGAAGAGAAGTCGCGCGCCAAGGAGCGCGTGTATTCCTTCCGCGACAGCAAGCACCGCTGGGACCCGAAGAACCAGCGCCCGGAGCTGTGGAACGTGTACAACGGCAAGGTCAAGAAGGGCGAGTCGATCCGCGTCTTCCCGCTGTCGAACTGGACCGAGCTGGACATCTGGCAATACATCTACCTGGAGCAGATTCCAATCGTGCCGCTGTACTTCGCTGCCGAGCGCGAAGTGATCGAGAAGAATGGCACGCTGATCATGATCGACGACGAGCGCATCCTCGAGCACCTGTCCGATGAAGAGAAGGCGCGCATCACCAAGAAGATGGTGCGTTTCCGTACCCTCGGCTGCTACCCGCTGACCGGCGCGGTGGAGTCCACGGCGCTGACCCTGCCTGAAATCATCCAGGAGATGCTCCTGACCCGTACTTCCGAGCGCCAAGGCCGCGTGATCGATCACGATGCCGCCGGGTCGATGGAAGAAAAGAAACGTCAGGGCTATTTCTGAGGATCGCGCACCATGAGTCACCAATCCGATTTGATCGGCCAGGACATTCTCGCTTACCTGGCCCAGCACGAGCGCAAGGAACTGCTGCGCTTTCTTACCTGCGGCAACGTCGACGACGGCAAGAGCACGCTGATCGGCCGTCTGCTGCACGACTCCAAGATGATCTACGAAGATCACCTGGAGGCCATCACCAAGGACTCGAAGAAAGTCGGCACCACCGGCGATGACATCGACCTGGCACTGCTGGTCGACGGCCTGCAGGCCGAGCGCGAGCAGGGCATCACCATCGATGTGGCCTACCGCTATTTCTCCACCGCCAAGCGCAAGTTCATTATCGCCGACACCCCCGGCCATGAGCAGTACACGCGCAACATGGCCACTGGCGCTTCGACCTGCGACTTGGCGATCATCCTGATCGATGCCCGCTACGGCGTGCAGACCCAGACCAAGCGCCACAGCTTCATCGCCTCCCTGTTGGGCATCAAGCACATCGTCGTCGCCGTCAACAAGATGGATCTGAAGGACTTCGATCAAGGTGTGTTCGAGCAGATCAAGGCCGACTACCTGGCCTTCGCCGAGAAGATCAACCTGCGTCCGACCACCCTCGAGTTCGTGCCGATGTCGGCGCTCAAGGGCGACAACGTGGTCAACAAGTCCGAGCGCTCGCCCTGGTACACCGGGCAGTCGCTGATGGAGATTCTCGAGACTGTCGAAGTCGCTGGCGACCGCAACTTCGATGACCTGCGCTTCCCGGTGCAGTACGTCAACCGACCGAACCTGAACTTCCGTGGCTTCGCCGGTACCCTGGCCAGCGGCATCGTGCGCAAGGGCGACGAAGTGCTGGCTTTGCCGTCGGGCAAGAGCAGCCGGGTCAAATCCATCGTCACCTTCGAGGGCGAGCTGGAGCACGCCGGCCCGGGCCAGGCGATCACCCTGACCCTGGAAGACGAGATCGACGTGTCGCGCGGCGACATGCTGGTGCATGCCGACAACCGTCCGCAGGTCACCGACAGCTTCGAGGCCATGCTGGTATGGATGGGCGAAGAGCCGATGCTGCCGGGCAAGAAGTACGACATCAAGCGCGCCACCAGCTACGTGCCGGGCTCTATTCCCAGCATTGTTCATCGCGTCGACGTGAACACCCTGGAGCAGGGCGCGGCCAGCGAACTGAAACTCAACGAAATCGGCCGGGTCAAGGTGGCGCTGGATGCACCGATCGCCCTGGATGGTTACGAATACAACCGCACCACGGGTGCCTTCATCATCATCGACCGCCTGACCAACGGTACCGTCGGTGCCGGCATGATCATCGCCGACCCGGTGGCCCATGGCGGCGGTCAGCATGGCCGTCTGGCGCACGTGTCGACCGAGGAGCGTGCTTCGCGCTTCGGCCAGCAACCGGCCACCGTGCTGTTCACGGGCCTGTCCGGTGCAGGCAAGAGCACCCTGGCTTATGCCGTGGAGCGCAAGCTGTTCGACATGGGCCGTGCCGTATATGTGCTCGATGGCCAGAACCTGCGTCATGACCTGAACAAGGGCCTGCCGCAGGATCGCGCCGGGCGTGCCGAGAATTGGCGCCGCGCGGCACATGTGGCGCGTCAGTTCAACGAGGCCGGCATGATCGCCCTGGCCGCCTTTGTCGCTCCGGATGCCGAAGGTCGCGAGCAGGCCAAGGTGCTGATCGGTCGCGAGCGTGCGCTGACCGTTTATGTGCAGGCGTCGCCGCAGATTTGCGCCGAACGTGATCCGCAGGGGCTGTACGCGGCCGGTGGTGACAACATCCCTGGCGAGGGCTTCCCTTACGACGTGCCGCTGGATGCAGATCTGGTGATCGACACCCAGTCGCAGTCGGTCGACGAGGGCGTCAAGGCGGTGCTGGATCTGCTGCGCAGCCGCGGCGCGATCTAAGATTCGCGATGCAGCATGATGAGCCCCGCTTATTAGCGGGGCTTTTTCATTCCCGGCCAGGCAAGGCGCCGACCGCTCGCTCCTGCAATGTTTGCCCAATAAAAAGCCCCGCAATCGCGGGGCTCGGTATTTCTGGCTGGCGGGTTACTTCTTCAGCCCGTAGCTCTCGTCGAGCATGCCGGGGCCGTCGCTTTTCGGCGCGTAGTCCTTGGGCATCTCGTGGTTCTTCGGCGGAGTCAGGCGCTCGCGCTTTTCGCCGGCTTCTGTGCTGTTCAGGGTGGCTAGCAGGCGCTGACGGGTCAGCTCATCCAGGGCCAGGCGGTTGGCACCGTCGGACAGGTGCTCCTGCACGTCCTGGTAGCTCTGGGTGAGTTTCTTCACCAGGCTGGCGGTGGTGTTGAAGTGGGTCACCACTTCGTTCTGGTAGGCCTCGAAGCGTGCCTGCATTTCATCCATCTGCCGCTGCGTACGGCCCGGTGCAGCATTGGGGGCCAGGCGGGCGAGCAGAAAGCCCACGGCGATGCCGACCACCAGGGTCAGGGCGGGTATCAACCAGGCTGTAACGGTCTGTTCCACGAGTCCTTCCTCTCAAAACGGCTTTGCTTTACGTTAGCGGCTCGAACCTGCGCTGTATACGTTTACCTCGCAGGCAGTTTGCTAGACGAGTCGACCCGTTGCGGGGTCACGGAGTTCAGTGTTGCTCAGTCGCGAAACCCCTCTTTTCATTCAAGGCCCGGTGGGTCAACTCGAAGCCCTTCTGCTGGAAGTAGCGGACGCCCGAGGCGTGGCGCTGGTCTGTCATCCCAACCCGGTACAGGGTGGCACCATGCTCAACAAGGTGGTGAGCACCTTGCAGCGCACCGCGCGTGACTGTGGATATCACACATTGCGTTTCAATTATCGCGGTGTCGGCGCCAGTGCCGGCAGCCACGATATGGGTACCGGCGAGGTGGACGACGCCGAAGCGGTGGCTGCTTGGCTCAAGGAGGAGTACCCGAATCTGCCCATCACCTTGCTCGGCTTTTCTTTCGGCGGCTTCGTCGCCGCGGCGCTGGGTGCGCGCCTGGAAGCGCAAGGCCAGGTGCCGAGCAAGCTGTTCATGGTGGCGCCGGCGGTGCATCGCCTGACCGCCGAGACGCCGCCGGCCAGCCAGTGCCCGCTGGTGGTGATCCAGCCTGATGCCGACGAAGTGGTCGAGCCACAGGCCGTATATGACTGGTCGGCCAATCTCGGGCGTGCCCATGAGCTGCTGAAAGTGGCAGA
Proteins encoded in this window:
- a CDS encoding YhcB family protein, coding for MEQTVTAWLIPALTLVVGIAVGFLLARLAPNAAPGRTQRQMDEMQARFEAYQNEVVTHFNTTASLVKKLTQSYQDVQEHLSDGANRLALDELTRQRLLATLNSTEAGEKRERLTPPKNHEMPKDYAPKSDGPGMLDESYGLKK
- the cysD gene encoding sulfate adenylyltransferase subunit CysD, which translates into the protein MLDKLTHLKQLEAESIHIIREVAAEFDNPVMLYSIGKDSAVMLHLARKAFFPGKLPFPVLHVDTRWKFQEMYRFREKMVSEYGLELLTHINPDGVAQDMNPFTYGSAKHTDVMKTEGLKQALDKYGFDAAFGGARRDEEKSRAKERVYSFRDSKHRWDPKNQRPELWNVYNGKVKKGESIRVFPLSNWTELDIWQYIYLEQIPIVPLYFAAEREVIEKNGTLIMIDDERILEHLSDEEKARITKKMVRFRTLGCYPLTGAVESTALTLPEIIQEMLLTRTSERQGRVIDHDAAGSMEEKKRQGYF
- the cysN gene encoding sulfate adenylyltransferase subunit CysN, whose product is MSHQSDLIGQDILAYLAQHERKELLRFLTCGNVDDGKSTLIGRLLHDSKMIYEDHLEAITKDSKKVGTTGDDIDLALLVDGLQAEREQGITIDVAYRYFSTAKRKFIIADTPGHEQYTRNMATGASTCDLAIILIDARYGVQTQTKRHSFIASLLGIKHIVVAVNKMDLKDFDQGVFEQIKADYLAFAEKINLRPTTLEFVPMSALKGDNVVNKSERSPWYTGQSLMEILETVEVAGDRNFDDLRFPVQYVNRPNLNFRGFAGTLASGIVRKGDEVLALPSGKSSRVKSIVTFEGELEHAGPGQAITLTLEDEIDVSRGDMLVHADNRPQVTDSFEAMLVWMGEEPMLPGKKYDIKRATSYVPGSIPSIVHRVDVNTLEQGAASELKLNEIGRVKVALDAPIALDGYEYNRTTGAFIIIDRLTNGTVGAGMIIADPVAHGGGQHGRLAHVSTEERASRFGQQPATVLFTGLSGAGKSTLAYAVERKLFDMGRAVYVLDGQNLRHDLNKGLPQDRAGRAENWRRAAHVARQFNEAGMIALAAFVAPDAEGREQAKVLIGRERALTVYVQASPQICAERDPQGLYAAGGDNIPGEGFPYDVPLDADLVIDTQSQSVDEGVKAVLDLLRSRGAI
- a CDS encoding Nif3-like dinuclear metal center hexameric protein yields the protein MAIALSTLVEEADAFLNASRINDYCPNGLQVEGRPQVSRIVSGVTASQALIEAAIEAEADVLLVHHGYFWKGENPCVTGMKQRRLKALLTNDISLLAYHLPLDVHPEVGNNVQLARQLGIVVEGPLEPENPRTVGLVGSLGEPMSAADFARHVQQTLGREPLLVEGEGLIRRVGWCTGGGQGYIDQAIAAGVDLYLTGEASEQTFHSARENGVSFIAAGHHATERYGVQALGDYLARRFALEHLFIDCPNPI
- a CDS encoding alpha/beta hydrolase is translated as MLSRETPLFIQGPVGQLEALLLEVADARGVALVCHPNPVQGGTMLNKVVSTLQRTARDCGYHTLRFNYRGVGASAGSHDMGTGEVDDAEAVAAWLKEEYPNLPITLLGFSFGGFVAAALGARLEAQGQVPSKLFMVAPAVHRLTAETPPASQCPLVVIQPDADEVVEPQAVYDWSANLGRAHELLKVAECGHFFHGKLTDLKDLLLPRL